The following coding sequences are from one Passer domesticus isolate bPasDom1 chromosome 11, bPasDom1.hap1, whole genome shotgun sequence window:
- the PHC3 gene encoding polyhomeotic-like protein 3 isoform X2, with the protein MGSLRRDSTPVERDAPRRSGGGALAAPAPRLDKRCTAMENEPNTTTCSAATTTGTSTSTSRTPLPQISVYSGSDRHAVQVIQQALHRPPSSAAQYLQQMYAAQQQHLMLQTAALQQQHLSSTQFQSLATVPQASLSGGRQCTSPTGSVTQQSSVSQTSIISRSQTSNTTSSSITQQTMLLGSTSPTLSASQAQMYLRAQMLIFTPATTVAAVQSDIPVVSSSSSSSCQSAATQVQNLTLRSQKLGVLSSSQNGPPKSSSQAPSLCPSKAASSSKGSQADPSESNRKGESPAPECRSTPATRTSSIHHLITPASYSPLQPHSLVKHQQIPLHSPPPKISHHQLILQQQQQVQPIALQTPPGQEPPPSQHCLPLPSHALPPAPSSVPPHCSPIHIHPPPLTLSPSPSQSAQQSVVVSPPPSHSPSQSPTIIIHPQALIQSQASSLVPAALQPEPAAPQAAAANPVRPSQPLSLPQHLPLPPSPAVHIGAVEPPALVSPGQQLVSSTPHQQYPALQSAPIPLAAPPQLSASSTQIQPLPLQSVQSLQVQPEILSQGQVLVQNTLVSEEELPAAEALVQLPFQTLPPPQTVAVNLQVQPSVPIETPVIYQVENVCEEEMPEDSDCVHMARTPTPPTLSPPAITLGNGEALHSEDPLSEHGGLPSVTSSVSASVIKSPSDPSHASIPPPPLLLPAATTRSNSTSMPNSIPSLENKPPQAIVKPQILTHVIEGFVIQEGLEPFPVSRSSLLVEQPAEKSLLVEGQIMSVVCVESDLQNTKHADNSSDTEIEDMIAEEGLDEIENDLLKCEFCGKMGYPNKFLRSKRFCSTSCAKRHSLSCTKKFGLFPSDKTSRWNRKSDSQSLGRRGRRPSGPEGASRDHFLRQLPITYPSAEEDLAPHEDAVPTAMTTRLRRQSERERELRELRMRKMPESIDLLPVVQTDPSVWTVDEVWAFIHSLPGCQDIADEFRAQEIDGQALLLLKEDHLMSAMNIKLGPALKICARINSLKES; encoded by the exons ATGGGCTCTCTCCGACGGGACTCCACACCTGTGGAGCGGGATGCTCCACGCCGCAGCGGAGGGGGGGCGTTGGCGGCACCGGCACCCAG GCTGGACAAACGCTGCACAGCTATGGAGAATGAACCCAACACGACGACATGTTCTGCAGCCACCACGACCGGCACCAGCACCTCCACCTCGCGCACGCCGCTGCCGCAGATCTCCGTCTACAGCGGCTCCGACAGACATGCTGTCCAG GTTATTCAGCAGGCCTTGCATCGTCCTCCTAGCTCAGCTGCTCAGTACCTCCAGCAGATGTATGCAGCCCAACAGCAGCATCTAATGCTGCagactgctgctctgcagcagcagcacttaagCAGTACCCAATTTCAGAGTCTGGCAACTGTTCCACAG GCAAGCCTGTCAGGTGGGAGGCAATGTACTTCCCCCACTGGGAGTGTCACTCAGCAGTCAAGCGTGTCGCAGACCTCG ATAATAAGCCGCTCTCAGACCTCcaacaccaccagcagcagcatcacccagCAGACGATGTTGCTGGGCAGCACCTCTCCCACCCTGAGTGCCAGCCAGGCTCAAATGTATCTGCGAGCTCAGATG CTTATTTTTACTCCTGCGACCACTGTGGCTGCTGTCCAGTCTGACATTCCTGTTgtctcctcatcctcctcatcttcctgtCAGTCTGCAGCTACTCAG GTTCAGAACTTGACGTTGCGCAGTCAGAAGCTGGGTGTGTTGTCAAGTTCCCAGAATGGCCCACCAAAGAGCAGCAGCCAAGCTCCGTCGCTGTGCCCCAGtaaggctgccagcagctccaagggcagccaggcagACCCCTCAGAAAGCAATAGGAAAGGCGAGAGCCCCGCTCCAGAGTGCCGGAGCACGCCGGCCACGCGGACATCCAGCATCCACCACCTCATCACACCAG CTTCATATTCTCCATTGCAACCTCATTCTCTAGTAAAACATCAGCAGATCCCACTTCATTCACCACCTCCGAAGATTTCCCATCATCAGCtgatcctgcagcagcagcagcaagtccAGCCGATTGCACTTCAGACTCCTCCGGGCCAGGAGCCGCCTccatcccagcactgcctgcccctgcccagccacgCGCTGCCTCCGGCTCCCAGCAGCGTCCCGCCCCACTGCTCCCCTATCCACATCCATCCTCCGCCTCTCACGCTCTCTCCCAGCCCGTCCCAGTCAGCTCAGCAGTCAGTGGTGGTGTCCCCTCCGCCGTCCCACTCCCCGAGTCAGTCACCCACCATCATTATCCACCCTCAAGCCCTTATCCAGTCGCAGGCCAGCTCCCTGGTGCCGGCGGCTCTGCAGCCCGAGCCGGCCGCTCCCCAGGCGGCTGCCGCCAACCCCGTGCGGCCCTCGCAGCCGCTCAGCCTCCCGCAGCACCTGCCGCTCCCGCCCTCGCCCGCCGTGCACATCGGGGCCGTGGAGCCGCCCGCCTTGGTTTCACCGGGCCAGCAGCTCGTGTCCTCCACGCCACACCAGCAGTATCCAGCCCTGCAATCCGCTCCCATCCCTCTGGCAGCTCCGCCTCAGCTCTCGGCATCCTCAACCCAGATTCAACCGCTGCCCCTGCAGTCTGTGCAGTCTTTACAAGTGCAGCCTGAAATTCTGTCCCAGGGCCAGGTTTTGGTTCAAAACACTTTGGTTTCTGAGGAGGAacttcctgctgcagaggctttGGTCCAGCTGCCATTTCAAACTCTTCCACCGCCACAGACCGTCGCAGTAAATCTGCAGGTGCAGCCGTCAGTCCCGATTGAAACTCCAGTG ATTTACCAAGTGGAGAATGTGTGTGAAGAGGAGATGCCTGAGGACTCAGATTGTGTCCACATGGCAAGAACACCTACAccacccaccttgtccccacCAGCCATAACCTTGGGCAATGGAGAGGCTCTTCATTCAGAAGATCCTTTGTCAG AACATGGGGGACTGCCTTCAGTGACATCATCAGTCAGTGCCTCAGTAATTAAATCTCCATCTGATCCTTCCCATGCCTCTATTCCACCACCCCCTCTTTTGCTTCCAGCAGCAACGACAAGGAGCAACAGCACATCCATGCCCAATAGCATTCCCAGCCTAGAAAATAAACCTCCACAGGCTATTGTCAAACCCCAGATCCTGACCCACGTCATCGAAGGCTTTGTGATTCAGGAGGGCTTGGAGCCCTTCCCT GTCAGTCGTTCATCTTTACTGGTGGAACAGCCTGCAGAGAAGAGTCTGCTGGTGGAGGGTCAGATCATGAGTGTGGTGTGTGTTGAATCAGATTTGCAGAACACAAAACATGCAGACAACTCATCAGACACAGAGATAGAGGATATGATTGCAGAAG AGGGACTGGATGAAATTGAAAATGATCTTCTGAAGTGTGAATTTTGTGGGAAAATGGGATATCCCAATAAGTTTCTGCGGTCAAAAAGATTCTGCTCCACATCCTGTGCCAAAAG GCACAGCCTTAGTTGCACTAAGAAATTTGGGCTGTTTCCATCAGACAAGACCAGTCGTTGGAATCGGAAGTCAGATAGCCAAAGTCTTGGGCGACGCGGGCGTCGGCCGAGCGGCCCTGAGGGGGCGTCACGAGATCATTTTCTTAGACAG CTTCCAATTACTTATCCATCTGCAGAAGAAGATCTGGCTCCTCATGAAGACGCTGTTCCGACGGCCATGACCACGCGCCTGCGGAGGCAGAGCGAGAGGGAGCGGGAGCTTCGGGAGCTGAGGATGAGGAAAATGCCAGAGAGCATCGACCTCCTACCAGTGGTGCAAACTGACCCCTCAGTATGGACTGTCGATGAAGTTTGGGCCTTTATACATTCTCTGCCTG GTTGTCAAGATATTGCAGATGAATTTAGAGCACAAGAAATTGATGGACAAGCTCTCCTTTTGTTGAAGGAGGATCACCTTATGAGTGCAATGAATATTAAGCTTGGACCTGCATTGAAAATCTGTGCACGTATCAATTCCTTGAAGGAATCCTAG
- the PHC3 gene encoding polyhomeotic-like protein 3 isoform X3, whose translation MENEPNTTTCSAATTTGTSTSTSRTPLPQISVYSGSDRHAVQVIQQALHRPPSSAAQYLQQMYAAQQQHLMLQTAALQQQHLSSTQFQSLATVPQASLSGGRQCTSPTGSVTQQSSVSQTSINLSTSPTPAQIISRSQTSNTTSSSITQQTMLLGSTSPTLSASQAQMYLRAQMLIFTPATTVAAVQSDIPVVSSSSSSSCQSAATQVQNLTLRSQKLGVLSSSQNGPPKSSSQAPSLCPSKAASSSKGSQADPSESNRKGESPAPECRSTPATRTSSIHHLITPASYSPLQPHSLVKHQQIPLHSPPPKISHHQLILQQQQQVQPIALQTPPGQEPPPSQHCLPLPSHALPPAPSSVPPHCSPIHIHPPPLTLSPSPSQSAQQSVVVSPPPSHSPSQSPTIIIHPQALIQSQASSLVPAALQPEPAAPQAAAANPVRPSQPLSLPQHLPLPPSPAVHIGAVEPPALVSPGQQLVSSTPHQQYPALQSAPIPLAAPPQLSASSTQIQPLPLQSVQSLQVQPEILSQGQVLVQNTLVSEEELPAAEALVQLPFQTLPPPQTVAVNLQVQPSVPIETPVIYQVENVCEEEMPEDSDCVHMARTPTPPTLSPPAITLGNGEALHSEDPLSEHGGLPSVTSSVSASVIKSPSDPSHASIPPPPLLLPAATTRSNSTSMPNSIPSLENKPPQAIVKPQILTHVIEGFVIQEGLEPFPVSRSSLLVEQPAEKSLLVEGQIMSVVCVESDLQNTKHADNSSDTEIEDMIAEEGLDEIENDLLKCEFCGKMGYPNKFLRSKRFCSTSCAKRHSLSCTKKFGLFPSDKTSRWNRKSDSQSLGRRGRRPSGPEGASRDHFLRQLPITYPSAEEDLAPHEDAVPTAMTTRLRRQSERERELRELRMRKMPESIDLLPVVQTDPSVWTVDEVWAFIHSLPGCQDIADEFRAQEIDGQALLLLKEDHLMSAMNIKLGPALKICARINSLKES comes from the exons ATGGAGAATGAACCCAACACGACGACATGTTCTGCAGCCACCACGACCGGCACCAGCACCTCCACCTCGCGCACGCCGCTGCCGCAGATCTCCGTCTACAGCGGCTCCGACAGACATGCTGTCCAG GTTATTCAGCAGGCCTTGCATCGTCCTCCTAGCTCAGCTGCTCAGTACCTCCAGCAGATGTATGCAGCCCAACAGCAGCATCTAATGCTGCagactgctgctctgcagcagcagcacttaagCAGTACCCAATTTCAGAGTCTGGCAACTGTTCCACAG GCAAGCCTGTCAGGTGGGAGGCAATGTACTTCCCCCACTGGGAGTGTCACTCAGCAGTCAAGCGTGTCGCAGACCTCG ATTAACCTCTCCACCTCTCCTACACCTGCACAGATAATAAGCCGCTCTCAGACCTCcaacaccaccagcagcagcatcacccagCAGACGATGTTGCTGGGCAGCACCTCTCCCACCCTGAGTGCCAGCCAGGCTCAAATGTATCTGCGAGCTCAGATG CTTATTTTTACTCCTGCGACCACTGTGGCTGCTGTCCAGTCTGACATTCCTGTTgtctcctcatcctcctcatcttcctgtCAGTCTGCAGCTACTCAG GTTCAGAACTTGACGTTGCGCAGTCAGAAGCTGGGTGTGTTGTCAAGTTCCCAGAATGGCCCACCAAAGAGCAGCAGCCAAGCTCCGTCGCTGTGCCCCAGtaaggctgccagcagctccaagggcagccaggcagACCCCTCAGAAAGCAATAGGAAAGGCGAGAGCCCCGCTCCAGAGTGCCGGAGCACGCCGGCCACGCGGACATCCAGCATCCACCACCTCATCACACCAG CTTCATATTCTCCATTGCAACCTCATTCTCTAGTAAAACATCAGCAGATCCCACTTCATTCACCACCTCCGAAGATTTCCCATCATCAGCtgatcctgcagcagcagcagcaagtccAGCCGATTGCACTTCAGACTCCTCCGGGCCAGGAGCCGCCTccatcccagcactgcctgcccctgcccagccacgCGCTGCCTCCGGCTCCCAGCAGCGTCCCGCCCCACTGCTCCCCTATCCACATCCATCCTCCGCCTCTCACGCTCTCTCCCAGCCCGTCCCAGTCAGCTCAGCAGTCAGTGGTGGTGTCCCCTCCGCCGTCCCACTCCCCGAGTCAGTCACCCACCATCATTATCCACCCTCAAGCCCTTATCCAGTCGCAGGCCAGCTCCCTGGTGCCGGCGGCTCTGCAGCCCGAGCCGGCCGCTCCCCAGGCGGCTGCCGCCAACCCCGTGCGGCCCTCGCAGCCGCTCAGCCTCCCGCAGCACCTGCCGCTCCCGCCCTCGCCCGCCGTGCACATCGGGGCCGTGGAGCCGCCCGCCTTGGTTTCACCGGGCCAGCAGCTCGTGTCCTCCACGCCACACCAGCAGTATCCAGCCCTGCAATCCGCTCCCATCCCTCTGGCAGCTCCGCCTCAGCTCTCGGCATCCTCAACCCAGATTCAACCGCTGCCCCTGCAGTCTGTGCAGTCTTTACAAGTGCAGCCTGAAATTCTGTCCCAGGGCCAGGTTTTGGTTCAAAACACTTTGGTTTCTGAGGAGGAacttcctgctgcagaggctttGGTCCAGCTGCCATTTCAAACTCTTCCACCGCCACAGACCGTCGCAGTAAATCTGCAGGTGCAGCCGTCAGTCCCGATTGAAACTCCAGTG ATTTACCAAGTGGAGAATGTGTGTGAAGAGGAGATGCCTGAGGACTCAGATTGTGTCCACATGGCAAGAACACCTACAccacccaccttgtccccacCAGCCATAACCTTGGGCAATGGAGAGGCTCTTCATTCAGAAGATCCTTTGTCAG AACATGGGGGACTGCCTTCAGTGACATCATCAGTCAGTGCCTCAGTAATTAAATCTCCATCTGATCCTTCCCATGCCTCTATTCCACCACCCCCTCTTTTGCTTCCAGCAGCAACGACAAGGAGCAACAGCACATCCATGCCCAATAGCATTCCCAGCCTAGAAAATAAACCTCCACAGGCTATTGTCAAACCCCAGATCCTGACCCACGTCATCGAAGGCTTTGTGATTCAGGAGGGCTTGGAGCCCTTCCCT GTCAGTCGTTCATCTTTACTGGTGGAACAGCCTGCAGAGAAGAGTCTGCTGGTGGAGGGTCAGATCATGAGTGTGGTGTGTGTTGAATCAGATTTGCAGAACACAAAACATGCAGACAACTCATCAGACACAGAGATAGAGGATATGATTGCAGAAG AGGGACTGGATGAAATTGAAAATGATCTTCTGAAGTGTGAATTTTGTGGGAAAATGGGATATCCCAATAAGTTTCTGCGGTCAAAAAGATTCTGCTCCACATCCTGTGCCAAAAG GCACAGCCTTAGTTGCACTAAGAAATTTGGGCTGTTTCCATCAGACAAGACCAGTCGTTGGAATCGGAAGTCAGATAGCCAAAGTCTTGGGCGACGCGGGCGTCGGCCGAGCGGCCCTGAGGGGGCGTCACGAGATCATTTTCTTAGACAG CTTCCAATTACTTATCCATCTGCAGAAGAAGATCTGGCTCCTCATGAAGACGCTGTTCCGACGGCCATGACCACGCGCCTGCGGAGGCAGAGCGAGAGGGAGCGGGAGCTTCGGGAGCTGAGGATGAGGAAAATGCCAGAGAGCATCGACCTCCTACCAGTGGTGCAAACTGACCCCTCAGTATGGACTGTCGATGAAGTTTGGGCCTTTATACATTCTCTGCCTG GTTGTCAAGATATTGCAGATGAATTTAGAGCACAAGAAATTGATGGACAAGCTCTCCTTTTGTTGAAGGAGGATCACCTTATGAGTGCAATGAATATTAAGCTTGGACCTGCATTGAAAATCTGTGCACGTATCAATTCCTTGAAGGAATCCTAG
- the PHC3 gene encoding polyhomeotic-like protein 3 isoform X1 — protein MGSLRRDSTPVERDAPRRSGGGALAAPAPRLDKRCTAMENEPNTTTCSAATTTGTSTSTSRTPLPQISVYSGSDRHAVQVIQQALHRPPSSAAQYLQQMYAAQQQHLMLQTAALQQQHLSSTQFQSLATVPQASLSGGRQCTSPTGSVTQQSSVSQTSINLSTSPTPAQIISRSQTSNTTSSSITQQTMLLGSTSPTLSASQAQMYLRAQMLIFTPATTVAAVQSDIPVVSSSSSSSCQSAATQVQNLTLRSQKLGVLSSSQNGPPKSSSQAPSLCPSKAASSSKGSQADPSESNRKGESPAPECRSTPATRTSSIHHLITPASYSPLQPHSLVKHQQIPLHSPPPKISHHQLILQQQQQVQPIALQTPPGQEPPPSQHCLPLPSHALPPAPSSVPPHCSPIHIHPPPLTLSPSPSQSAQQSVVVSPPPSHSPSQSPTIIIHPQALIQSQASSLVPAALQPEPAAPQAAAANPVRPSQPLSLPQHLPLPPSPAVHIGAVEPPALVSPGQQLVSSTPHQQYPALQSAPIPLAAPPQLSASSTQIQPLPLQSVQSLQVQPEILSQGQVLVQNTLVSEEELPAAEALVQLPFQTLPPPQTVAVNLQVQPSVPIETPVIYQVENVCEEEMPEDSDCVHMARTPTPPTLSPPAITLGNGEALHSEDPLSEHGGLPSVTSSVSASVIKSPSDPSHASIPPPPLLLPAATTRSNSTSMPNSIPSLENKPPQAIVKPQILTHVIEGFVIQEGLEPFPVSRSSLLVEQPAEKSLLVEGQIMSVVCVESDLQNTKHADNSSDTEIEDMIAEEGLDEIENDLLKCEFCGKMGYPNKFLRSKRFCSTSCAKRHSLSCTKKFGLFPSDKTSRWNRKSDSQSLGRRGRRPSGPEGASRDHFLRQLPITYPSAEEDLAPHEDAVPTAMTTRLRRQSERERELRELRMRKMPESIDLLPVVQTDPSVWTVDEVWAFIHSLPGCQDIADEFRAQEIDGQALLLLKEDHLMSAMNIKLGPALKICARINSLKES, from the exons ATGGGCTCTCTCCGACGGGACTCCACACCTGTGGAGCGGGATGCTCCACGCCGCAGCGGAGGGGGGGCGTTGGCGGCACCGGCACCCAG GCTGGACAAACGCTGCACAGCTATGGAGAATGAACCCAACACGACGACATGTTCTGCAGCCACCACGACCGGCACCAGCACCTCCACCTCGCGCACGCCGCTGCCGCAGATCTCCGTCTACAGCGGCTCCGACAGACATGCTGTCCAG GTTATTCAGCAGGCCTTGCATCGTCCTCCTAGCTCAGCTGCTCAGTACCTCCAGCAGATGTATGCAGCCCAACAGCAGCATCTAATGCTGCagactgctgctctgcagcagcagcacttaagCAGTACCCAATTTCAGAGTCTGGCAACTGTTCCACAG GCAAGCCTGTCAGGTGGGAGGCAATGTACTTCCCCCACTGGGAGTGTCACTCAGCAGTCAAGCGTGTCGCAGACCTCG ATTAACCTCTCCACCTCTCCTACACCTGCACAGATAATAAGCCGCTCTCAGACCTCcaacaccaccagcagcagcatcacccagCAGACGATGTTGCTGGGCAGCACCTCTCCCACCCTGAGTGCCAGCCAGGCTCAAATGTATCTGCGAGCTCAGATG CTTATTTTTACTCCTGCGACCACTGTGGCTGCTGTCCAGTCTGACATTCCTGTTgtctcctcatcctcctcatcttcctgtCAGTCTGCAGCTACTCAG GTTCAGAACTTGACGTTGCGCAGTCAGAAGCTGGGTGTGTTGTCAAGTTCCCAGAATGGCCCACCAAAGAGCAGCAGCCAAGCTCCGTCGCTGTGCCCCAGtaaggctgccagcagctccaagggcagccaggcagACCCCTCAGAAAGCAATAGGAAAGGCGAGAGCCCCGCTCCAGAGTGCCGGAGCACGCCGGCCACGCGGACATCCAGCATCCACCACCTCATCACACCAG CTTCATATTCTCCATTGCAACCTCATTCTCTAGTAAAACATCAGCAGATCCCACTTCATTCACCACCTCCGAAGATTTCCCATCATCAGCtgatcctgcagcagcagcagcaagtccAGCCGATTGCACTTCAGACTCCTCCGGGCCAGGAGCCGCCTccatcccagcactgcctgcccctgcccagccacgCGCTGCCTCCGGCTCCCAGCAGCGTCCCGCCCCACTGCTCCCCTATCCACATCCATCCTCCGCCTCTCACGCTCTCTCCCAGCCCGTCCCAGTCAGCTCAGCAGTCAGTGGTGGTGTCCCCTCCGCCGTCCCACTCCCCGAGTCAGTCACCCACCATCATTATCCACCCTCAAGCCCTTATCCAGTCGCAGGCCAGCTCCCTGGTGCCGGCGGCTCTGCAGCCCGAGCCGGCCGCTCCCCAGGCGGCTGCCGCCAACCCCGTGCGGCCCTCGCAGCCGCTCAGCCTCCCGCAGCACCTGCCGCTCCCGCCCTCGCCCGCCGTGCACATCGGGGCCGTGGAGCCGCCCGCCTTGGTTTCACCGGGCCAGCAGCTCGTGTCCTCCACGCCACACCAGCAGTATCCAGCCCTGCAATCCGCTCCCATCCCTCTGGCAGCTCCGCCTCAGCTCTCGGCATCCTCAACCCAGATTCAACCGCTGCCCCTGCAGTCTGTGCAGTCTTTACAAGTGCAGCCTGAAATTCTGTCCCAGGGCCAGGTTTTGGTTCAAAACACTTTGGTTTCTGAGGAGGAacttcctgctgcagaggctttGGTCCAGCTGCCATTTCAAACTCTTCCACCGCCACAGACCGTCGCAGTAAATCTGCAGGTGCAGCCGTCAGTCCCGATTGAAACTCCAGTG ATTTACCAAGTGGAGAATGTGTGTGAAGAGGAGATGCCTGAGGACTCAGATTGTGTCCACATGGCAAGAACACCTACAccacccaccttgtccccacCAGCCATAACCTTGGGCAATGGAGAGGCTCTTCATTCAGAAGATCCTTTGTCAG AACATGGGGGACTGCCTTCAGTGACATCATCAGTCAGTGCCTCAGTAATTAAATCTCCATCTGATCCTTCCCATGCCTCTATTCCACCACCCCCTCTTTTGCTTCCAGCAGCAACGACAAGGAGCAACAGCACATCCATGCCCAATAGCATTCCCAGCCTAGAAAATAAACCTCCACAGGCTATTGTCAAACCCCAGATCCTGACCCACGTCATCGAAGGCTTTGTGATTCAGGAGGGCTTGGAGCCCTTCCCT GTCAGTCGTTCATCTTTACTGGTGGAACAGCCTGCAGAGAAGAGTCTGCTGGTGGAGGGTCAGATCATGAGTGTGGTGTGTGTTGAATCAGATTTGCAGAACACAAAACATGCAGACAACTCATCAGACACAGAGATAGAGGATATGATTGCAGAAG AGGGACTGGATGAAATTGAAAATGATCTTCTGAAGTGTGAATTTTGTGGGAAAATGGGATATCCCAATAAGTTTCTGCGGTCAAAAAGATTCTGCTCCACATCCTGTGCCAAAAG GCACAGCCTTAGTTGCACTAAGAAATTTGGGCTGTTTCCATCAGACAAGACCAGTCGTTGGAATCGGAAGTCAGATAGCCAAAGTCTTGGGCGACGCGGGCGTCGGCCGAGCGGCCCTGAGGGGGCGTCACGAGATCATTTTCTTAGACAG CTTCCAATTACTTATCCATCTGCAGAAGAAGATCTGGCTCCTCATGAAGACGCTGTTCCGACGGCCATGACCACGCGCCTGCGGAGGCAGAGCGAGAGGGAGCGGGAGCTTCGGGAGCTGAGGATGAGGAAAATGCCAGAGAGCATCGACCTCCTACCAGTGGTGCAAACTGACCCCTCAGTATGGACTGTCGATGAAGTTTGGGCCTTTATACATTCTCTGCCTG GTTGTCAAGATATTGCAGATGAATTTAGAGCACAAGAAATTGATGGACAAGCTCTCCTTTTGTTGAAGGAGGATCACCTTATGAGTGCAATGAATATTAAGCTTGGACCTGCATTGAAAATCTGTGCACGTATCAATTCCTTGAAGGAATCCTAG